The following nucleotide sequence is from Coffea eugenioides isolate CCC68of chromosome 10, Ceug_1.0, whole genome shotgun sequence.
GCATAAATTTGAAGGTGCTTGATTCAATTGGTGCAATACAACCGAGAAAACAGTCCATTCTGTTTTGGGCTTCGACAATCAGTTCGATGCATATGCAAAATGTGGAACGTTTAAATGTCGCAATCACACTGGGAAAACTATGAAGTGCAATACAAAAGTATGAAGAATTCCAACTCAAGCACGGTGTGCTCTTGTCACTTTCCACGCTGTTGTTTTAGGCCTACTACCGCTACTTCAATTCACTGACGGTCTGATAATAACATGGGAAATACAAATTTCTCCATTAGTGCGATTCTCACTGATTTTTGCCTTCACTTAACCCCCCACACACACACAGCCCTCGGGGTTTTTTTAACCAAGGGAAAACTAACTGTTAAAACTCGAGTGCGTGCAAAGATTTTCTACCATGATGAATAACCAAGAAACAGTCATATTTTCTGGCACAAGGTATAACAAGACTAGCAACAAGAATGCATCTGTTAAAATTTAATAACAGTTTGTgggtgtgggggggggggggggagggggttTAAAGAAGCAACAGAAACATAGGGATGACAAATATGACAACTCCATGCTCTTCTCGGAGTATTTACATGTCGAAAGAATACATCTATACGCACTATTGTGTATTGTCCTAATATAACCACCCCAGCATGCCATGGCAGAGGCCAAGATAGAGCACATTCTTCAACTATGAAATTGCTAAACTTTATGATGCCAGGATGTAAAGAATTCCCTCATGTCCCCCATTACTCATCTAATCAGACTCGGAGGACTAGAGTTAATCACAAAAGCAACCAACCATGTCCTAAACCTGATAGGGAACAGTAAAGTATTACACGCATCAAGGACAATAAACCTTCTACATCATCCGGCTGATAGGTATCCTGTCGTTCAGGTGAGGGATCCTCTCTATGGAAGAGATCACCTGAGGCATTGACATTCCGACTGAAACAATGATCTCTGAAACACAAAGAAGAATGACTCAGTATGGCATCTATACTTAACCGTAACAGATGGGTTTTAATTTGTGAAACTGTAAAACCAAAGAAGAAGCATACCTATGCCTTCTCTGACAGACAAATTTGGCCTTATGATCTCTTTAGAGTTGAGCAGATATATGTCCCCTATGTACAAATGATTTGTTGGCACATAAACACTACATAATTCTTCATCCCCGCTATCCCTCTGCAATCAAACAAATCTTGAtcagaacaaaacaaaagcaaTCACAATTGACAGACGTTACTTTTTGAAGATCAAGTTACTCAAAAGAACAATTCCACTAAAGCGTTGTATATTGCAAGTATTGTAACTTCCCAGTTATATACTGTGCCAATACTCCAATTATGAATTTAAGCCCCAAAGAACTTGGGAAAAACAGTAACTGATAATCTTCTTCATTTTGATAACAATATCTGTACTAAAAATGGATCTCATAATCATTTCAAGATAAAGGTCACTTGCTTCATTTTCATATAAATCAGAGTTACCCTGCAATAATAATAAGACGTGCAATCCAGATATAATGAAGATCATTCTGGTACAGAACCAAAAAACATCGAGAAGCCCCAGCAGTATCAGAATGTACAGGCTGTCTTCTAACAGATGCAATCACAAAATTGCCATGTATATTACACAATAAGCTATTTGAGAATGCATAATCTACAAGTGAAGTACACCTCAAGTATGGCATCTTCAAGAACAAGTTCAGATACTAATCAGGAGGAACATATGCCAAGCACCTGAAGTATTACAGATGATGTGATAAAGCCAAACACATATTCACCAACACGAGGATGACGAAGGATTGCTACCTCCTTGAAAGCAGTAGTATTTTTGTCTGACAAAAAGAAAAGCCATGGGTTAATGTACACCATATGCACACAGGGAAGAAACAAACTATTTTAGCAAGCAAGAAAAACCAAAATGAGAAAGAGATTCCAACTTTATTCACAGGAAAATGCACCATCTTTTGAGCATTGGTCATACAAAGATGACTGAAACTAGAAATCTAGTTTCCAAAGCAAGAATAGTTCATCAGTTGCaataatttgatcaaatatGTGGGTGAAACTTTGTGCAGGCAATTCAACAAAAGGAACGTCATCTTAGGTGCAATAGGGATTATATGCCAATTATGATAATAGGATGCTAATTAAGTATCTGATTTGCAAGCTAATCAGCAATCTAGGAGTGGCACAATGTCTCGTTACTTGTTATACCCCCACTGGTTGGGATTCAGATTCCAGATGACGATTGCTTGGGAGAAAGAGTCACCTTGAAGTTATGTCCATGGTCctcaaaaagagagagagaagcaaATCTAGTAACTTTAAGAAATTATATTTTCTCTACACACAAAATTTGCTTGCTACCCATACATAACCTTATTATTAGATCTCAGAATACACACAGATCTGGAAACCTGATGACTTTGAGATCTCATCCTAAATCACAACGGGAAACCTATCAAAGACAAAAACAATTCATCATCATTACAGAAGATCTTTAACTGGTTGCCCAACTTTGTCTGAATTAATAGAAGTAGTTTCTCTCCTGTTAACAGCCACAAAAATGACATAATGGCCCTTGCTACTAACAAGAGCCTGACATCTACCGGGTATTGAAGATTATAATAGCCTTTTAAAAGCAACAATCGACAAATGTAATTTACACGGAAAATATCAACATGGAATTTTTTTAATCAGTCAGCATttaaagcaaaaagaaaaactataCAGCTAAAATTATTGGTTCATGTTAACTCAATTTCTGTTTCAACCAATTCTTCATAACAGCATTTTCAGTCTAACAAGACTGCCTGGACTCTAAAAGGGTGGAATATAGTCCCAGACATGACTAAACTACTCGTTCTGCATCTTCTTAAATTCACCAAAAAGCTTACCAGTCAAGAAGATTAAAATACAAATTTCATATACCAGTAATTACCTGGAGAAATTGCAGAACTAATTTGCTTAGATGCAGAATATAAGTGTCTTACAAATGGCATCTTCTTTATAAACCATTCTCCAATCCAAAAAACAGTGGCACCAAACCATGATGAGGCAAATACACCAACAAAGAATATGAAGATCACTGAGGTGATGAACCCAATGCCTGCACCACACGTGAAAAACTCATAAAACTAAAATTTCAGCAGATATTTGCTAATGAGTAAAATTACCCAAATGAGGAAATAAAAAGAGAGAAATGTTTCAACCAGGAAATAAAG
It contains:
- the LOC113749699 gene encoding protein LIKE COV 2-like, coding for MAEDKRESTSATSPLHPNDAVEDPEDPAKPHSPKSPNGSSTRKACYAVFQSWVSKKFMTGCVVLFPVAVTFYITWWFIQFVDGFFSPIYERLGIDIFGIGFITSVIFIFFVGVFASSWFGATVFWIGEWFIKKMPFVRHLYSASKQISSAISPDKNTTAFKEVAILRHPRVGEYVFGFITSSVILQRDSGDEELCSVYVPTNHLYIGDIYLLNSKEIIRPNLSVREGIEIIVSVGMSMPQVISSIERIPHLNDRIPISRMM